One Nocardia iowensis DNA window includes the following coding sequences:
- a CDS encoding maleylpyruvate isomerase family mycothiol-dependent enzyme, producing the protein MTDTEVRKAIAAERTDLAELLAGLDAESWDAPTLCSGWRVREVVAHITLPFRLSLPRFALEMLRAGGSFNRMSDRSARTDAARLTAEDLLKSLWDNVDHPWKPPGGGFTGALSHDVIHGLDITVGLGLDRKVPEDRLRLVLGDINPKHVKFFGVDLKGLELRADDMDWSYGSGEILSGAAQDLLLVLCGRKLPAGKLHGDKAKRFTRR; encoded by the coding sequence ATGACCGATACCGAGGTGCGCAAGGCGATCGCGGCGGAACGGACCGACCTGGCCGAGCTACTGGCGGGGCTCGACGCCGAGAGTTGGGACGCGCCGACGCTGTGCAGCGGCTGGCGGGTGCGTGAGGTCGTCGCGCACATCACCCTGCCGTTTCGCCTGTCCCTGCCGCGCTTCGCGCTCGAAATGCTGCGGGCCGGAGGCAGTTTCAATCGGATGTCCGATCGCAGCGCCCGCACCGACGCGGCTCGGCTCACGGCCGAGGACCTGCTGAAATCGCTCTGGGACAACGTCGACCATCCCTGGAAACCGCCTGGCGGTGGCTTCACCGGCGCGTTGAGTCACGACGTCATCCACGGCTTGGACATCACGGTCGGTCTCGGACTCGACCGAAAGGTGCCGGAGGATCGGTTGCGCCTGGTGCTCGGCGACATCAATCCGAAGCACGTCAAGTTCTTCGGGGTCGACCTGAAAGGCCTAGAGCTTCGCGCCGACGATATGGACTGGAGTTACGGCTCCGGCGAAATCCTTTCCGGCGCCGCCCAGGATCTGCTGCTGGTGTTGTGCGGGCGAAAACTGCCCGCAGGGAAGCTGCACGGAGACAAGGCGAAGCGTTTCACTCGCCGCTGA
- a CDS encoding DinB family protein, with amino-acid sequence MTWIAPDLTRTDAPMIAAERQMLQGWLDFHRDTLLLKCAGLDAERLRKRSVEPSTLSLHGLVRHMTEVERGWFRLAAAAEDVPYVYGSEDDPDGDFDTEGADAATDFAAYRREIELADAAVADLPLDHTFVHPKRPDLQFNLRWVYLHMIEEYARHNGHADLLRERIDGATGD; translated from the coding sequence GTGACTTGGATCGCGCCCGACCTCACTCGAACCGACGCACCGATGATCGCCGCCGAGCGGCAGATGTTGCAGGGCTGGCTCGACTTTCACCGTGACACGCTGCTGCTGAAATGCGCGGGCCTCGACGCCGAGCGGCTGCGGAAGCGGTCCGTCGAACCGTCGACGCTGTCGCTGCACGGGTTGGTCCGGCACATGACCGAGGTGGAGCGCGGCTGGTTCCGCCTCGCCGCCGCCGCCGAAGACGTGCCGTACGTCTACGGCAGCGAGGACGACCCGGACGGCGACTTCGACACCGAAGGCGCCGACGCCGCAACCGATTTCGCGGCATACCGGCGCGAGATCGAACTGGCCGACGCCGCGGTGGCCGACCTGCCCCTCGACCACACCTTCGTCCACCCCAAACGGCCGGACCTGCAGTTCAACCTGCGCTGGGTCTACCTGCACATGATCGAGGAATACGCCAGGCACAACGGGCATGCCGACCTGCTGCGTGAACGCATCGACGGTGCCACCGGCGATTGA
- a CDS encoding ATP-binding protein: protein MTGNLPAEVTSFVGRDREVAAARKLLSSTRLLTLTGPGGVGKTRLARRVGDAVRRAFPDGVWLVEVAHVNEGELVALSVAQALGLRDDTSAPLASLTDYLGGKHLLLILDNCEHLIDACAALVDRLIASTPDVRVLATSREPLGVLGEQVLPVAPLPVPERDEESGTVDVTETAALRLLIDRATAANPEFRVTDANLGALAAICLRLEGIPLALELAALRLRAFTPAQVLDRLDDTMRLLTTGLRTAPERQQTLEAAIRWSYDLCTQDEQHLWEQLAVFAGGFDLAAAEAVCVIDPPGALVDALTGLVDKSVLGHRADSDGAGRYTMLEPLRQFALARLVAHGDEHAVRLRHRDHYYRVARRSRTEYWGDADVAWFRDVTREHANLRAALRFALADPDGAHRGLQIASELRPFWEHYRFLLEGYRWLLDALGKDLAHTTDRARALAAASAIAAMLSDTVAANEYLRECVAIATELAAAEALVEATLLAAVLAFAESDPVRALELAEDAAQQARACGHHGAEMESLAFAYVCAMVLADPRAGTLAEHFLAKSTEHGSHLLGGLASWAVGTNHWRNGDEDKAIEELRRAIELLALFDRCVWTASAFDGLAWAAAACGDHQRAARLMGAAATVRRGSTQRLAHAMTDAVGEKVRLQVHNTLGGTDFRAAFDAGAALTLDEAVRYALGTEQPPLPMSKSVADDQLTRREKDVARLVAAGYSNKRIAAELVISIRTAESHVDHILTKLGFTSRAQVAAWVSKHPL, encoded by the coding sequence GTGACAGGAAACCTTCCCGCCGAAGTGACCAGCTTCGTCGGGCGGGACCGCGAAGTCGCCGCCGCCAGGAAACTGTTGTCCAGCACGCGACTGCTCACCCTGACCGGGCCGGGCGGTGTCGGCAAGACCCGGCTGGCCCGGCGGGTGGGCGACGCGGTGCGGCGCGCCTTTCCGGACGGTGTGTGGCTGGTCGAGGTGGCCCACGTCAACGAGGGGGAACTGGTGGCGCTGAGCGTCGCGCAGGCGCTCGGTCTGCGCGACGACACCAGCGCGCCACTGGCGAGCCTCACCGACTACCTCGGCGGCAAACACCTGCTACTGATCCTCGACAACTGCGAGCACCTGATCGACGCCTGCGCCGCCCTCGTCGACCGGCTGATCGCCAGCACACCCGACGTGCGGGTGCTGGCCACCAGCCGGGAGCCGCTGGGCGTGCTGGGGGAGCAGGTGTTGCCGGTGGCTCCGCTGCCGGTACCCGAAAGGGACGAAGAATCGGGCACTGTCGACGTGACCGAGACCGCGGCGCTGCGACTGCTGATCGACCGCGCCACCGCCGCGAACCCCGAATTCCGGGTCACCGACGCCAATCTCGGCGCGCTCGCGGCGATCTGCCTTCGCCTGGAAGGCATTCCGCTGGCACTGGAGCTGGCGGCGCTGCGACTGCGCGCGTTCACACCGGCCCAGGTGCTGGACCGGCTCGACGACACCATGCGCCTGCTCACCACCGGCCTGCGCACCGCACCGGAACGGCAGCAGACCCTGGAAGCAGCCATCCGCTGGAGTTATGACCTGTGCACGCAGGACGAACAGCATTTATGGGAGCAACTGGCGGTGTTCGCGGGCGGGTTCGATCTGGCCGCCGCCGAGGCGGTGTGCGTGATCGATCCGCCCGGCGCGCTGGTCGACGCACTCACCGGTCTGGTGGACAAGTCGGTGCTCGGTCATCGCGCCGACAGCGACGGCGCGGGCCGCTACACCATGTTGGAGCCGCTGCGGCAGTTCGCGCTGGCCCGGCTCGTCGCGCACGGCGACGAGCACGCGGTCCGACTCCGGCACCGCGACCACTACTACCGGGTCGCGCGGCGGAGCCGCACCGAGTACTGGGGCGACGCGGACGTCGCCTGGTTCCGCGACGTCACCCGCGAACACGCGAATCTTCGTGCGGCACTGCGATTCGCGCTCGCCGACCCGGACGGCGCACACCGGGGGCTGCAGATCGCCTCCGAATTGCGGCCGTTCTGGGAGCACTACCGTTTCCTACTGGAGGGCTACCGCTGGCTGTTGGACGCGCTGGGCAAGGATCTCGCGCACACCACGGATCGGGCGCGGGCGCTGGCGGCCGCCTCCGCCATTGCCGCGATGCTGTCGGACACCGTGGCGGCCAACGAGTATCTGCGCGAATGCGTGGCTATAGCAACAGAATTGGCCGCCGCAGAGGCACTGGTGGAGGCGACGCTGCTGGCGGCTGTGCTGGCGTTCGCCGAGTCCGATCCGGTGCGTGCCCTCGAGCTCGCCGAGGATGCCGCGCAGCAAGCTCGCGCGTGCGGGCACCACGGTGCGGAGATGGAGAGCCTCGCGTTCGCGTATGTGTGCGCGATGGTGCTGGCGGACCCCCGCGCGGGGACGCTGGCCGAGCATTTTCTGGCCAAATCCACCGAGCACGGTTCGCATCTGCTCGGTGGCCTTGCCTCCTGGGCGGTCGGGACCAACCATTGGCGAAACGGCGACGAGGACAAGGCAATCGAGGAGCTGCGCCGCGCGATCGAGCTACTGGCATTGTTCGATCGCTGCGTATGGACGGCGTCAGCCTTCGACGGGCTCGCCTGGGCGGCGGCCGCGTGCGGCGACCACCAGCGAGCCGCGCGGTTGATGGGCGCCGCGGCGACGGTGCGGCGCGGAAGCACCCAGCGGCTGGCGCACGCGATGACCGACGCGGTAGGCGAGAAGGTGCGGCTCCAGGTACACAACACCCTGGGAGGCACGGACTTTCGCGCCGCATTCGACGCCGGTGCCGCCCTCACCCTCGACGAGGCGGTGCGCTACGCCCTCGGCACCGAGCAGCCACCGCTGCCCATGTCGAAATCTGTTGCCGACGATCAGCTCACCCGGCGGGAGAAGGACGTCGCACGGTTGGTCGCGGCGGGCTATAGCAACAAACGGATCGCCGCCGAGCTGGTCATCTCGATCCGTACCGCGGAGAGCCACGTCGACCATATCCTGACCAAGCTCGGGTTCACCTCCCGCGCCCAGGTCGCGGCCTGGGTCAGCAAGCACCCGCTCTGA